A single genomic interval of Saccharothrix saharensis harbors:
- a CDS encoding toll/interleukin-1 receptor domain-containing protein yields MTNARTNKHDVFVSYSRKDRSQVRQVVADLRASGLVVWLDEAEVGFGDHVRRKVFDGITASSVVLAFTSRNSLTSQFVLNELDAAMWREMDEKRVVVVPVLLGRIDHEELPQDLRGKNFVDLRHNFARRWEAERSRLIGDLTALVRGEATEGGAVVLRAGDPLIRFFARYHYRHTKDSRDPVPAARMVEVAQSFVSAIVSEWRDEDERLSRSGSEDRLFFNVQRFLNRYGEFALQQMTLYYFDHGPTNFAEPFTEEEFEDLADHLMVLMAVCTPRPADAPDDPRHVLVRLQGGVITLASVGQDDPSASDPWPSTGRDASAEDPRA; encoded by the coding sequence ATGACCAACGCGCGGACGAACAAGCACGACGTCTTCGTCAGCTACAGCCGCAAAGACCGGAGCCAGGTCCGGCAGGTCGTCGCCGACCTGCGTGCGAGCGGGCTGGTGGTCTGGCTGGACGAGGCCGAAGTCGGATTCGGCGACCACGTCCGCCGGAAGGTCTTCGACGGCATCACGGCCAGCTCCGTGGTGCTGGCCTTCACCTCCCGCAACTCGCTCACGTCGCAGTTCGTGCTCAACGAGCTCGACGCGGCGATGTGGCGCGAGATGGATGAGAAGCGCGTCGTGGTGGTGCCCGTGCTCCTGGGGCGGATCGACCACGAGGAACTGCCCCAGGACCTCCGCGGGAAGAACTTCGTCGACCTGCGCCACAACTTCGCCCGCAGGTGGGAGGCCGAGCGGTCGAGGCTGATCGGCGACCTCACCGCCCTCGTGCGCGGCGAGGCGACGGAAGGCGGCGCCGTCGTCCTGCGTGCGGGCGACCCGCTGATCCGCTTCTTCGCCAGGTACCACTACCGGCACACCAAGGACTCGCGCGACCCCGTCCCGGCGGCCCGGATGGTCGAAGTCGCCCAGAGCTTCGTCTCCGCCATCGTCTCGGAGTGGCGGGACGAGGACGAACGGCTGTCCAGGTCAGGTTCCGAGGACCGGCTCTTCTTCAACGTGCAGCGCTTCTTGAACCGCTACGGCGAGTTCGCCCTGCAGCAGATGACGCTGTACTACTTCGACCACGGGCCGACCAACTTCGCCGAGCCGTTCACGGAGGAGGAGTTCGAGGATCTCGCGGACCACCTCATGGTGCTGATGGCCGTGTGCACCCCGCGCCCGGCCGACGCACCCGACGACCCGCGCCACGTGCTGGTCCGCCTCCAGGGTGGTGTCATCACGCTAGCCTCGGTCGGGCAGGACGACCCGAGCGCCTCGGACCCGTGGCCCTCGACCGGGCGCGACGCGAGCGCGGAGGACCCGCGCGCGTGA
- a CDS encoding glycosyl hydrolase family 18 protein, with product MSKIRWHVTALFVAVATLVVGLVVAPAASGAGGVSATFSKGSDWGTGYEGKYTIKNGGTAALTSWTVEFDLPAGHKVSSLWDGSYTTSGQHVTVKNTWNGNVGVGASVSFGFNVTYSGAFSGPANCKLNGASCDAGGTTTTTTTTTTTTTTSTTTSTTTTTTTSNPPVGSRKNLGYFTQWGVYGRQYFVKNIHTSGSAAKLTHINYAFGNVQNGQCTIGDAYADYDMAYTAANSVDGVADTWDTGALRGSFNQLRKLKKMYPHIKVLWSFGGWTWSGGFGQAAQNPAAFAESCYKLVEDPRWADVFDGIDIDWEYPNACGLTCDTSGFGSFKTLSQALRTRFGANYLVTAAITADGSDGGKIDAADYGGAAQYLDWYNVMTYDYFGAWAAKGPTAPHSPLTSWSGIPTAGFNSDAAIQKLKGKGVPAAKLLLGIGFYGRGWTGVTQSAPGGTATGAAPGTYEAGIEDYKVLKTKCPATGTIAGTAYAHCGSEWWSYDTPATIGGKMGYAKTQGLGGAFFWALDGDTANGELITAMGNGLK from the coding sequence ATGTCCAAGATCCGATGGCATGTCACAGCGTTGTTCGTGGCGGTCGCCACGTTGGTGGTGGGGCTGGTCGTCGCGCCCGCGGCCAGCGGTGCGGGCGGCGTCTCGGCCACCTTCAGCAAGGGCTCGGACTGGGGCACCGGCTACGAGGGCAAGTACACGATCAAGAACGGCGGCACGGCCGCCCTCACGTCCTGGACCGTCGAGTTCGACCTGCCCGCCGGCCACAAGGTCAGCTCCCTCTGGGACGGCTCGTACACGACCAGCGGCCAGCACGTGACCGTGAAGAACACGTGGAACGGCAACGTGGGCGTGGGTGCGTCGGTGAGCTTCGGCTTCAACGTGACGTACTCCGGCGCGTTCAGCGGCCCGGCCAACTGCAAGCTGAACGGCGCGTCGTGTGACGCCGGTGGGACGACCACCACCACGACGACCACCACGACCACGACGACGACCAGCACCACGACGTCGACGACCACGACGACCACGACCTCGAACCCGCCGGTCGGCTCGCGGAAGAACCTGGGCTACTTCACCCAGTGGGGCGTCTACGGCCGCCAGTACTTCGTGAAGAACATCCACACCTCCGGCTCGGCCGCGAAGCTGACGCACATCAACTACGCGTTCGGCAACGTGCAGAACGGCCAGTGCACCATCGGTGACGCCTACGCCGACTACGACATGGCCTACACCGCGGCGAACTCCGTCGACGGCGTGGCGGACACCTGGGACACGGGCGCGCTGCGCGGCTCGTTCAACCAGCTGCGCAAGCTGAAGAAGATGTACCCGCACATCAAGGTGCTGTGGTCGTTCGGCGGGTGGACCTGGTCCGGTGGCTTCGGCCAGGCGGCGCAGAACCCGGCCGCGTTCGCCGAGTCCTGCTACAAGCTGGTCGAGGACCCGCGCTGGGCGGACGTGTTCGACGGCATCGACATCGACTGGGAGTACCCGAACGCCTGCGGCCTGACCTGCGACACCAGCGGCTTCGGCTCGTTCAAGACGCTGTCGCAGGCGCTGCGCACCCGGTTCGGCGCCAACTACCTGGTCACGGCCGCCATCACGGCGGACGGCTCGGACGGTGGCAAGATCGACGCGGCCGACTACGGCGGCGCGGCGCAGTACCTCGACTGGTACAACGTCATGACCTACGACTACTTCGGCGCGTGGGCCGCGAAGGGCCCGACGGCCCCGCACTCGCCGCTGACGTCGTGGTCGGGCATCCCGACCGCCGGCTTCAACTCCGACGCGGCGATCCAGAAGCTGAAGGGCAAGGGCGTGCCCGCCGCCAAGCTGCTGCTGGGCATCGGCTTCTACGGCCGCGGCTGGACCGGCGTGACCCAGTCGGCCCCGGGCGGCACGGCGACCGGCGCGGCGCCGGGCACCTACGAGGCGGGCATCGAGGACTACAAGGTCCTCAAGACCAAGTGCCCGGCCACCGGCACCATCGCTGGCACGGCGTACGCGCACTGCGGCAGCGAGTGGTGGAGCTACGACACCCCGGCCACCATCGGCGGCAAGATGGGCTACGCCAAGACCCAGGGCCTGGGCGGCGCGTTCTTCTGGGCGCTCGACGGTGACACCGCCAACGGCGAGCTCATCACCGCGATGGGCAACGGCCTGAAGTAA
- a CDS encoding serine hydrolase domain-containing protein: MRGKRGIALAAVAGLALVGVAGTAVAEPSVDAAGRIDRQVVQRALDEMARTGAQGVQLRVNDGRREFTARSGTARVDSPRPVPTDGRFRIGSITKTFVSTVVLQLVGEGKVELDAPVARYLPGLLPDGDRITVRQVLQHTSGLFNYTSALPLDPDGLLEFRYKTWTPAELVAMATARPLDFEPGTRWNYSNTNYVVAGMLVERVTGKPYEVAVGQRVLRPLGLRSTSVPGTRTDVPGPHAHGYIRAGGEVVDITEFNPSAAYAAGEMISTTADLDRFADALLDGRLLRPAQQAELTATLPFSGGYGLGITSEQLPCGVTIRGHSGGIPGYASLMMSTPDTKTRLTMSVTFAPDPGPIAGYEELMNEVFC; the protein is encoded by the coding sequence GTGAGGGGCAAGAGGGGAATCGCGTTAGCGGCCGTCGCGGGGCTGGCGCTCGTCGGCGTCGCCGGCACGGCGGTGGCGGAGCCGTCGGTCGACGCGGCCGGCCGGATCGACCGGCAGGTCGTCCAGCGGGCGTTGGACGAGATGGCGCGCACGGGGGCGCAGGGGGTCCAGCTCCGGGTCAACGACGGGCGGCGCGAGTTCACCGCGCGCAGCGGCACGGCGCGCGTCGACTCGCCGCGGCCCGTGCCGACCGACGGCCGGTTCCGGATCGGCAGCATCACCAAGACGTTCGTCTCGACCGTCGTGCTCCAGCTCGTCGGCGAGGGGAAGGTCGAGCTGGACGCGCCGGTGGCGCGCTACCTGCCCGGCCTGCTGCCCGACGGCGACCGGATCACCGTGCGCCAGGTGCTGCAGCACACCAGCGGGCTGTTCAACTACACGTCCGCCCTCCCGCTCGACCCGGACGGCCTGCTGGAGTTCCGGTACAAGACGTGGACGCCCGCCGAGCTGGTGGCGATGGCCACGGCACGGCCGCTCGACTTCGAGCCCGGCACGCGGTGGAACTACTCGAACACGAACTACGTCGTGGCCGGGATGCTGGTGGAGCGGGTCACCGGCAAGCCGTACGAGGTGGCCGTCGGTCAGCGCGTCCTGCGCCCGCTCGGCCTGCGGTCCACGTCCGTGCCGGGCACCCGCACCGACGTCCCCGGCCCGCACGCGCACGGCTACATCCGCGCGGGCGGCGAGGTCGTGGACATCACCGAGTTCAACCCGTCGGCCGCGTACGCGGCGGGCGAGATGATCTCCACGACGGCGGACCTGGACCGGTTCGCGGACGCGTTGCTGGACGGGCGCCTGCTCCGGCCGGCGCAGCAGGCCGAGCTGACCGCGACGCTGCCGTTCAGCGGCGGCTACGGACTGGGCATCACGTCGGAGCAGCTGCCGTGCGGCGTCACGATCCGGGGCCACAGCGGCGGCATCCCCGGCTACGCCAGCCTCATGATGAGCACGCCGGACACGAAGACCCGCCTGACGATGTCCGTGACGTTCGCCCCGGACCCGGGCCCCATCGCGGGCTACGAGGAGTTGATGAACGAGGTGTTCTGCTGA
- a CDS encoding carboxymuconolactone decarboxylase family protein, protein MTTTHDARQSRLPDPAGLVPELAQIAGALFQAVGNGSIPRTTIGLVHLRAGQLVGNTYLTTLHTGNLRGAGETEDRITAVASWRDAPHFTPAERAALALVEAVLTPNPHGERVTDELYAEASAHYDDKALTTLTLAIGQVCLFIPVALIGKPLPGVAPAEQWRA, encoded by the coding sequence ATGACCACCACGCACGACGCCCGCCAGTCGCGACTGCCCGACCCCGCCGGGCTCGTCCCCGAACTGGCGCAGATCGCCGGAGCCCTGTTCCAGGCCGTCGGCAACGGCTCCATCCCGCGGACCACCATCGGCCTGGTGCACCTGCGGGCCGGCCAGCTCGTCGGCAACACCTACCTGACCACGTTGCACACCGGCAACCTGCGCGGGGCCGGCGAGACGGAGGACCGCATCACGGCCGTCGCGTCCTGGCGGGACGCGCCCCACTTCACCCCGGCCGAACGGGCGGCGCTCGCGCTCGTCGAAGCCGTCCTCACCCCCAACCCGCACGGCGAGCGCGTCACCGACGAACTGTACGCCGAAGCGTCCGCCCACTACGACGACAAGGCGCTGACCACGCTCACCTTGGCGATCGGGCAGGTCTGCCTGTTCATCCCCGTCGCGCTCATCGGCAAGCCGCTGCCCGGTGTCGCGCCGGCGGAGCAGTGGCGGGCCTGA
- a CDS encoding IS701 family transposase, translating to MTPEEMAEVRPVIEGFAAEVFGGFARRDQRGKGELYLRGLLLDGRRKSMQPMAERLGVDHQQLQQFVTTSTWDHVEVRRRLAVWAAGFVDPDALAVDDTGFPKDGTSSPGVARMYCGALGKRGNCQVGVSVHAVTDWTSAAVDWRLFLPESWDDTKADDERTAAEIARKRARCAIPDQVRHREKWRLALDMIDELLDWGMPRRPVVADSAYGDNTAFRQGLTDRGLTYAVAVSASTSLHPGSTAPVPPSWSGIGRPPTKTTYPDKPVTAKTLVTEAGRSAGRFVVWRHGSRRSAGNPTATMRSRFLALRVRPANRNIPRAPDGSLPECWLLAEWPTGEPEPTDYWLSTLPVDIRLRDLVKLAKMRWRIEHDYRELKDGLGLDHFEGRSWIGWHRHVTLASVAQAICTRLRRTPKAPAQV from the coding sequence GTGACGCCGGAGGAGATGGCCGAGGTGCGGCCGGTCATCGAAGGGTTCGCCGCGGAGGTGTTCGGCGGGTTCGCCCGGCGTGACCAGCGCGGCAAGGGTGAGCTGTATCTGCGTGGGCTGCTGTTGGACGGCAGGCGCAAGTCGATGCAGCCCATGGCCGAGCGCCTCGGTGTGGACCATCAGCAGTTGCAGCAGTTCGTCACCACCTCGACCTGGGACCACGTCGAGGTCCGGCGCAGGTTGGCGGTGTGGGCGGCGGGGTTCGTCGACCCGGACGCGTTGGCCGTGGACGACACCGGGTTCCCCAAGGACGGGACCTCCTCGCCCGGGGTGGCGCGGATGTACTGCGGGGCGTTGGGCAAGCGGGGCAACTGCCAGGTCGGGGTCAGCGTGCACGCGGTCACCGACTGGACCTCGGCCGCGGTGGACTGGCGGCTGTTCCTGCCCGAGTCCTGGGACGACACCAAGGCCGACGACGAGCGGACAGCCGCGGAGATCGCCCGCAAGCGGGCCCGCTGCGCGATCCCCGACCAAGTGCGGCACCGGGAGAAGTGGCGCCTGGCCCTGGACATGATCGACGAGCTGCTGGACTGGGGCATGCCGCGGCGGCCGGTGGTGGCCGACTCGGCCTACGGCGACAACACCGCCTTCCGCCAGGGGCTGACCGACCGCGGTCTGACCTACGCGGTGGCGGTCTCGGCCTCCACCAGCCTGCATCCCGGCTCGACGGCCCCGGTCCCGCCGAGCTGGTCGGGCATCGGCCGCCCGCCGACGAAGACGACCTACCCGGACAAGCCCGTCACCGCCAAGACCCTGGTCACCGAAGCCGGGCGTTCGGCGGGGCGGTTCGTGGTCTGGCGCCACGGCTCCCGCAGGAGCGCGGGCAACCCGACCGCGACCATGCGCTCCCGCTTCCTTGCGCTGCGGGTGCGCCCGGCCAACCGCAACATCCCCCGCGCCCCCGACGGCAGCCTGCCCGAATGCTGGCTACTGGCTGAATGGCCCACCGGAGAACCCGAACCCACCGACTACTGGCTGTCCACCCTGCCCGTCGACATCCGCCTGCGCGACCTAGTCAAGCTGGCCAAAATGCGCTGGCGCATCGAACACGACTACCGCGAACTCAAGGACGGCCTCGGCCTGGACCACTTCGAGGGCCGCTCCTGGATCGGCTGGCACCGCCACGTCACGCTGGCCTCGGTCGCGCAGGCAATCTGCACCCGGCTGCGCCGCACCCCAAAAGCCCCTGCGCAGGTCTGA
- a CDS encoding heme-degrading domain-containing protein: protein MSLLETLAEQESRLVFTSFDNEVALALGAFLLEAARAQALPVTISVRRGQQRLFHAALPGTSADNDEWIDRKSRVVDRYGQSSYRVGESFRASGKTFETDSRLDPDRYAAHGGVFPVIVAGVGVVGTVGVSGLPQADDHAFVVAQVEKFLATT from the coding sequence GTGAGCTTGCTGGAGACGTTGGCCGAGCAGGAGTCCCGGCTGGTGTTCACGTCGTTCGACAACGAGGTGGCGCTGGCGCTGGGCGCGTTCCTGCTGGAGGCGGCCCGCGCGCAGGCGCTGCCCGTGACGATCTCGGTGCGGCGGGGGCAGCAGCGGCTGTTCCACGCCGCGCTGCCGGGCACGTCGGCGGACAACGACGAGTGGATCGACCGCAAGAGCCGCGTCGTGGACCGGTACGGGCAGAGCTCCTACCGGGTCGGCGAGAGCTTCCGGGCGAGCGGCAAGACGTTCGAGACCGACTCCCGCCTGGACCCCGACCGCTACGCCGCGCACGGCGGCGTGTTCCCCGTGATCGTCGCCGGTGTCGGCGTGGTGGGCACCGTCGGCGTCTCCGGCCTGCCGCAGGCCGACGACCACGCGTTCGTGGTGGCGCAGGTCGAGAAGTTCCTCGCGACCACCTAG